A window of the Phaseolus vulgaris cultivar G19833 chromosome 5, P. vulgaris v2.0, whole genome shotgun sequence genome harbors these coding sequences:
- the LOC137834138 gene encoding uncharacterized protein, whose product MEDPEAHLTAFHTQMVLVGGSDAGDKVLGPRKDSWCEFHEAFGHHIDNCLSLGYQLDELVRSGFLKDYVAEPAETPTLPAPTEEQAHEMPVLGEVHTIAGGFSGGGPTASQRKKYARGVNSIEERISGEPWESDLVFTRGDLRDVVPHDNNPVVISVVTAGRKVHRVLVDQGSSADVMFLSTFNKLRLSPDLLRPYKGCLYEFADNQVEVRGYLELRTTFTDGEASRTESIRYLVVNANSAYNILLGRPALNRLNAVSSTRHMKMKLPDLSGKVIVIKSDQEEARKCYENSLKSRKSVFMVFERPPSVDVTMIVATPSGSTPVEATLMEEGPDRTAPAEEATPIQDNSRDQQATNVVDRNIGGKTFKLGRLLSQEEQEAVAEVISCHLGAFAWCASDMPDIDPDFLCHHLSMDATVRPVRQRRRKFNEERKLVVREETQKLLRAGHIREIQYPKWLANVVLVMPFGLKNASATYQRLMDKVLPPMLGRNVYAYVDDMVVASTDKAQHVADLEELFVTISKYRLKLNPEKCVFRVEVRRFLGFMLTERGIEANPDKCRAIIAMRSLTSVKEVQQLTGQMAALSRFVSTGGEKGHPYFQCLKRNSRFAWTDECETAFIKLKEYLAALPVLCKPVEGVPLRLYFTVTERAISSVLVQEQDQIQRPIYFVSKALQGVETRYQALEKAALVVVFSARRLRHYFHSFTVVVMTNLPIQKVYADFVAELSPGGEQKVEAGSQWSLLVDGSSNQQGSGAGIVLEGPDGVLIEQALRFAFKASNNQAEYEALIAGMLLAKEMGARNLLVKSDSQLVTGQVLGEF is encoded by the exons atggaggatcctgaggcgcacctcactgcgttccacacgcaaaTGGTGTTAGTAGGAGGTTCAGACGCTGGTGACAAGGTATTGGGGCCACGAaaggactcttggtgtgagttccacgaagctTTTGGTCATCACATCGACAACTGCCTGTCATTGGGGTATCAACTAGACGAGCTTGTGAGAAgcggtttcctgaaggattatgtTGCAGAACCCGCCGAGACACCCACCCTGCCGGCGCCCACAGAAGAACAGGCGCACGAGATGCCCGTGctcggcgaggtccataccatcgccggaggcttctctggtggcggacccaccgcctcccagcggaagaaatacgcgaggggggtcaactcaatTGAAGAGAGAATCTCGGgtgagccatgggagtcggacctcgtgttcacgagagggGACCTCCGAGACGTTGTACCCCACGACAACAACCCCGTAGTCATTTCAGTCGTCACAGCGGGCCGTAAAGTACACAGGGTCCTTGTCGACCAAGGGAGCTCCGCGGACGTCATGTTTTTGTCGACGTTCAACAAGCTGCGTTTGTCCCCTGACCTTCTGAGGCCCTACAAAGGATGCCTATATGAGTTCGCAGACAACcaagtggaagtccgaggctacttggagctgaggacgacatTCACAGATGGAGAAGCCTCGCGCACCGAAAGCATACGATACTTGGTCGTAAACGCCAAttccgcctacaacatcttgttggggagACCAGCGCTGAATAGGCTCAACGCGGTATCCTCCACacgtcatatgaagatgaagctgccagacctCAGCGGCAAGGTAATAGTTATCAAGTCGGACCAGGAGGAGGCGCggaagtgttatgaaaacagcctaAAATCGAGGAAgagcgtgttcatggtgtttgagcgTCCGCCAAGTGTTGACGTGACAATGATAGTGGCGACGCCCTCCGGGTCAACGCCTGTAGAGGCCACACTCATGGAGGAGGGTCCCGACCGCACGGCGCCAGCggaagaggcgacgcccatTCAGGATAACAGCAGGGACCAACAAGCGACTAACGTGGTGGATAGGAACATTGGCGGCAAGACGTTTAAACTAGGGCGTCTGCTGAGCCAAGAAGAGCAGGAGGCGGTGGCGGAGGTGATCTCATGCCATTTGGGCGCCTTCGCGTGGTgtgcctcggacatgcccgacatcgaccctgatttcttatgtcatcacctcagcatggacgccacggttcgccccgtgcgccaaaggaggagaaaattcaatgaagagaggaaACTGGTGGTACGCGAAGAAACACAAAAGCTGCTAAGGGCTGgacacatcagggaaatccaataccccaagtggctagccaacgtcgtcctg gtgatgcctttcggcTTGAAGAATGCGAgtgccacctaccaaaggctgatggacaaggttcTACCACCCATGTTAGGAAGAAACgtatacgcctacgtggatgatatggtagtggCGTCGACGGATAAGGCACAGCATGtggcggacttggaggagttattcgtcactatatccaagtaccgcctcaaactaaaccccgagaagtgtgtcttcagGGTAGAGGTCAGGAggttcctaggtttcatgctcacggagaggggaatagaAGCGAATCCCGACAAGTGCAGAGCGATCATCGCCATGCGTAGCCTGACGTCAGTAAAAGAAGTACAACAGCTGACGGGGCAGATGGCGGCGCTCTCTAGGTTTGTTTCtaccggaggagagaaggggcacccatatttccagtgccttaaGAGGAACAGTCGTTTCGCATGGACGGACGAATGCGAAACGGCTTTCATCAAGCTAAAAGAATACCTGGCGGCACtcccggtcctctgcaaaccggtagaaggcgtgcccctccggctgtacttcACGGTGACGGAAcgagctatcagctctgtgttagtccaagagcaggaccagattcaaaggcctatctacttcgtaagcaaggccctACAAGGCGTGGAGACGAGGTACCAGgcgttggagaaggcagcgctggTGGTGGTGTTTTCCGCCAGGAGGcttcgtcattacttccacagcttcacggtggtagtgatgacgaacctccctatacagaag gtatatgcagatttcgtggcagaactctcgcccggggGCGAACAGAAGGTGGAGGCAGGCTCACAGTGGTCGCTCTTAGTGGATGGCTCTTCCAATCAGCAAggaagtggtgcgggaatagtcttggaaggACCAGACGGTGTACTaattgagcaggccctgcgcttcgctttcaaagccagtaataatcaggctgagtacgaagccctgattgcaggaatgctttTAGCCAAAGAAATGGGCGCGCGGAACCTATTAGTGAAGAGTGACTCTCAACTGGTTACGGGGCAAGTGTTGGGTGAGTTTTAG